The following proteins come from a genomic window of Gimesia chilikensis:
- a CDS encoding sugar phosphate isomerase/epimerase family protein gives MSPFRFSLNASTIRTTPLLDKIRVTAEAGYEGIELWFDEVEQYLAEGGKLETISQALKDGGLAVPTMIMLRDWWSATEEEYPRVFQTCLDRIKLASQLGAEYVIACPHRDKNPDYELGAKRYRELLEAGIEASAKPAVEFLGFVADVTTIEDALRIVEKSGHPAATLVLDPFHVFRGGGSMETIAQLKPEQIAISHFNDAVDTLPRETQMDPDRVLPGDGHLDLVHYCRLLKQIGYEGWLSLELFREDLWQQDPLQVAQVGLERMQIVAEHA, from the coding sequence ATGAGCCCTTTCCGCTTTAGCCTGAACGCCAGTACGATCCGTACCACACCGCTGCTCGATAAAATCCGCGTCACTGCCGAAGCTGGATATGAGGGAATTGAACTCTGGTTTGATGAAGTCGAACAGTACCTGGCTGAGGGAGGGAAGCTGGAAACAATCTCGCAGGCTCTCAAAGATGGCGGACTGGCGGTGCCCACGATGATCATGTTACGCGACTGGTGGTCAGCGACAGAGGAAGAGTATCCGCGTGTATTTCAGACCTGCCTGGATCGCATCAAGCTGGCCTCTCAACTGGGGGCCGAATATGTGATTGCCTGCCCGCATCGCGATAAGAATCCGGACTACGAACTGGGTGCGAAACGATATCGCGAGTTGCTGGAAGCGGGCATCGAAGCCAGTGCGAAGCCAGCGGTTGAGTTTCTGGGCTTCGTAGCTGATGTCACCACCATTGAAGATGCATTGCGGATTGTCGAGAAATCAGGACATCCCGCAGCGACCCTCGTACTCGATCCGTTTCACGTATTCCGGGGAGGCGGATCCATGGAGACCATCGCACAACTCAAGCCCGAGCAGATCGCGATTTCCCATTTCAATGATGCCGTCGATACCCTGCCTCGCGAAACCCAGATGGATCCAGACCGCGTCCTCCCCGGTGACGGGCACCTGGACCTGGTGCATTACTGCCGCCTGCTGAAGCAGATTGGTTACGAGGGTTGGCTCTCACTGGAACTGTTCCGCGAAGATCTCTGGCAACAGGATCCGCTGCAGGTGGCGCAGGTGGGACTGGAACGCATGCAGATCGTAGCCGAGCACGCCTGA
- a CDS encoding pectate lyase codes for MTVLTWCRQIKCLLLICIFVWGAGAQNALQADISVDEALQAMRRATDYFTTQVSTEGGYLWHYSRDLKYREGEGRARDTMVWVQPPGTPTVGAAYLEAYQKTGQAYLLNAARAAGEALIKGQLKSGGWNYYIDFERRAQMQYRFDGGGPKVRNTTTFDDNTSQSALHFLILLDQELKFKDEAVHGAVMYALDAFLKAQYPNGGWPQRYDEFPDPQDYPVLKASYPESWSRTFPKQKYLNYYTFNDNTIEDLVNVMFLAHHVYQDDRYREAALKAGDFILLAQMPEPQPAWAQQYNQQMQPAWARKFEPPAVTGGESQGIIKTLMQIYIYTGDKKYLAPIPKALAYLKKSELPGGKLARFYELKTNRPLYFTKKYDLTYKDNDLPTHYGFIIDSKVDSLESRYEKLLKASPEKLKSQQFPQRRLRLTPSLAARAQSVVNALNKDGAWLIQGDIRSADIDNVPIIDTRVFVRNLSTLAEFIAASQQD; via the coding sequence ATGACCGTGCTCACCTGGTGTCGTCAAATAAAATGCCTGCTGTTGATCTGCATCTTTGTCTGGGGAGCGGGAGCACAGAACGCCCTGCAGGCCGATATCTCGGTTGATGAAGCACTGCAGGCAATGCGTCGCGCGACAGACTACTTCACCACTCAAGTCTCGACCGAGGGCGGCTATCTCTGGCACTACAGTCGGGATCTGAAATACCGGGAAGGCGAAGGCCGTGCCCGCGATACCATGGTCTGGGTGCAACCTCCGGGAACGCCCACAGTGGGAGCGGCTTACCTCGAAGCATATCAGAAAACCGGTCAAGCCTATCTCCTGAATGCAGCGCGGGCCGCCGGCGAAGCCCTGATTAAAGGACAACTCAAATCCGGGGGCTGGAACTATTACATCGATTTCGAACGCCGGGCCCAGATGCAGTATCGTTTTGACGGAGGTGGTCCCAAGGTTCGGAACACTACGACCTTCGACGACAACACCTCGCAATCCGCGCTCCACTTTCTGATCCTGCTGGATCAGGAGCTGAAATTCAAAGATGAAGCCGTGCATGGCGCCGTGATGTATGCTCTGGACGCTTTTTTAAAAGCGCAGTATCCCAACGGAGGCTGGCCACAGCGCTACGATGAATTTCCCGATCCCCAAGACTATCCCGTGCTCAAAGCCAGCTATCCGGAAAGCTGGTCGCGTACGTTCCCCAAACAGAAATACCTCAACTATTACACATTCAACGACAATACCATTGAAGATCTGGTCAATGTGATGTTCCTGGCGCATCACGTCTACCAGGACGACCGCTATCGCGAAGCAGCACTGAAGGCGGGAGACTTTATCCTCCTGGCACAGATGCCCGAACCACAGCCGGCCTGGGCACAGCAGTACAATCAGCAGATGCAACCGGCCTGGGCGCGCAAATTCGAACCGCCGGCCGTCACCGGAGGCGAGTCGCAGGGCATCATCAAAACCCTGATGCAGATTTACATTTATACTGGCGACAAAAAGTACCTGGCACCGATTCCCAAAGCACTGGCCTATCTGAAGAAGTCAGAACTGCCCGGGGGGAAGCTGGCTCGCTTTTATGAGCTGAAAACCAACCGACCGCTCTACTTCACTAAGAAATATGATCTGACCTACAAAGACAACGATCTGCCGACCCACTATGGTTTCATCATCGATTCCAAAGTCGATTCGCTCGAAAGCCGTTACGAGAAGCTGCTGAAGGCATCCCCTGAAAAGCTCAAATCACAGCAGTTTCCGCAGCGTCGTCTGCGCTTAACACCCTCCCTGGCCGCGCGGGCACAGTCTGTGGTCAACGCGTTGAACAAAGACGGCGCCTGGCTCATCCAGGGAGACATCCGCAGCGCCGATATCGACAATGTTCCCATTATCGATACACGGGTCTTTGTCCGGAATCTCTCGACACTGGCCGAATTTATCGCCGCGAGTCAACAGGATTGA
- a CDS encoding GntP family permease has product MLENYPFVILAIGIATVIGLIIFLKINAFLALITAAMVVSLLGPASADGINRMKRVAIAFGDSVSGIGIVIALAAIIGKCMMDSGAADRIVRTFLKVMGEKNASFALMGSGFVLAVPVFFDTVFYLLIPLARSLYRSTKRNYLMYVMAIAAGGAITHTLVPPTPGPLAMADNLGVDLGKMIFVGALVALPAAFVGIFFSMFANKKMDIPMREVAEHTEPDPLKEEELPSLIVSLLPIVLPVLMITANTLVNSLLAGGVGPQAFLTSVSPFTSIIGDANFALLVATAISLIILFRQRDLTLLKLGATVEEALMSGGVIILITAGGGAFGKMLTVAQIGPAIQGMFSTEETQVAGMSFLILGFGIAALLKIAQGSSTVAMITTSAMLATMNVNSEILGFDPVYLATAIGAGSLIGSWMNDSGFWIFCKMSGLTEEEALKSWTPLLLVLGCTSLASTILLSIVWPMS; this is encoded by the coding sequence ATGTTGGAAAACTACCCTTTTGTCATATTGGCGATCGGCATCGCCACTGTGATTGGCTTGATCATCTTTCTGAAAATCAACGCCTTTCTGGCGTTGATCACAGCAGCCATGGTCGTCAGCCTGCTGGGCCCCGCGTCTGCAGATGGGATCAACCGGATGAAACGAGTGGCGATCGCCTTTGGCGACTCGGTCTCGGGGATCGGGATCGTGATTGCGCTGGCTGCGATCATCGGTAAATGCATGATGGACAGTGGCGCCGCGGACAGGATAGTTCGTACGTTTCTCAAGGTGATGGGAGAAAAGAACGCCTCCTTTGCGCTGATGGGAAGTGGCTTCGTGCTGGCGGTGCCTGTCTTCTTTGATACCGTGTTCTATCTGCTGATTCCGCTGGCCCGTTCGCTGTATCGCAGTACTAAACGCAATTACCTGATGTATGTGATGGCAATTGCCGCCGGGGGCGCGATCACGCATACGCTGGTTCCCCCGACCCCCGGACCACTGGCGATGGCCGACAACCTGGGCGTCGACCTGGGCAAGATGATCTTCGTGGGCGCCCTGGTCGCCTTACCGGCTGCTTTTGTGGGGATCTTCTTCAGCATGTTCGCCAATAAAAAAATGGACATTCCCATGCGGGAAGTCGCCGAACATACTGAACCTGATCCGCTCAAAGAGGAAGAGCTCCCTTCCCTGATCGTTTCACTGTTACCGATTGTCCTGCCCGTTCTGATGATCACGGCCAACACCCTGGTCAACTCCCTGCTGGCCGGCGGCGTCGGTCCCCAGGCATTCCTGACCAGTGTCAGTCCTTTTACTTCGATTATCGGTGACGCCAACTTCGCCCTGCTGGTTGCGACAGCGATTTCGCTGATCATTCTCTTCCGACAACGGGACCTGACACTGCTCAAACTGGGAGCCACAGTTGAAGAAGCCCTGATGAGTGGGGGCGTGATTATTCTGATCACAGCCGGGGGCGGTGCCTTCGGAAAGATGCTGACCGTCGCCCAGATTGGTCCGGCGATTCAGGGCATGTTCAGCACCGAAGAAACGCAAGTAGCCGGCATGAGCTTTCTGATTCTCGGTTTCGGCATCGCAGCACTGCTTAAAATTGCACAGGGTTCCAGTACCGTAGCGATGATTACGACCTCCGCCATGCTGGCGACGATGAACGTCAATTCCGAAATACTGGGCTTCGATCCGGTTTACCTGGCGACGGCCATCGGTGCAGGTTCGCTGATCGGCTCCTGGATGAACGACAGTGGCTTCTGGATTTTCTGTAAGATGAGCGGTCTTACAGAAGAAGAGGCACTCAAATCATGGACACCTTTATTGCTCGTGCTGGGATGCACCAGTCTGGCATCGACGATCCTGCTGTCAATTGTCTGGCCGATGAGCTGA
- a CDS encoding PmoA family protein: MSQLFPDCQIVPLPDFQFAFQIKGKERLRWHHSPEYSRPFFYPLTGPAGVPLTRIGHPGAPNHDHHRSVWFAHHQVLGINFWAENTGATIRQKRWISIDETDAEAILAVELDWNDGHNPAPLLRQELIAAVRANEADELFLELQTTFHPTAATLEFQKTNFGFLAVRVARSISSYFGAGTITSSTGQVGEKNIFGKPANWMDYSGPVTPEVTEGITYFFHPDNPVAGTERPVCWHVREDGWMGAAPCMHGPLETTRQSPLTFRFLLHAHANQLHADQAERIYQAFAASPGYQIRKPEKRHTTATVVRKS, encoded by the coding sequence ATGAGCCAGCTGTTTCCCGACTGCCAGATTGTCCCGCTCCCTGATTTTCAGTTCGCGTTTCAGATCAAAGGGAAGGAGCGGCTCAGGTGGCATCACTCTCCTGAATATTCGCGTCCCTTCTTTTATCCGCTTACAGGGCCGGCGGGAGTTCCGTTAACACGGATCGGACACCCGGGGGCGCCGAACCATGACCACCACCGTTCGGTCTGGTTCGCTCATCACCAGGTGCTGGGGATTAACTTCTGGGCGGAGAACACGGGAGCGACCATCCGGCAGAAGCGCTGGATCAGTATCGATGAGACCGACGCAGAAGCGATCCTGGCGGTCGAACTGGACTGGAATGATGGTCACAATCCGGCCCCCCTGCTGAGGCAGGAATTGATCGCCGCCGTCAGGGCAAATGAGGCAGACGAGCTGTTCCTGGAACTGCAGACGACGTTTCATCCCACGGCAGCAACTCTTGAATTTCAGAAAACCAATTTTGGCTTTCTGGCGGTGCGGGTGGCGCGTTCGATTTCGAGCTACTTCGGAGCCGGGACGATCACCAGTAGTACCGGACAGGTCGGGGAAAAGAATATCTTTGGCAAACCAGCGAACTGGATGGACTATTCCGGCCCGGTGACTCCCGAGGTCACAGAGGGAATCACTTATTTCTTCCATCCTGATAATCCGGTGGCAGGCACGGAGAGGCCGGTCTGCTGGCATGTCCGCGAGGATGGCTGGATGGGAGCTGCGCCCTGCATGCACGGGCCACTGGAAACGACGCGTCAGTCTCCGTTGACCTTTCGCTTTCTGCTGCACGCCCATGCGAATCAGTTGCACGCTGATCAGGCGGAACGAATCTACCAGGCTTTTGCTGCCAGTCCGGGCTACCAGATTCGGAAGCCCGAGAAACGTCACACGACAGCGACAGTCGTTCGCAAATCCTGA
- a CDS encoding BBP7 family outer membrane beta-barrel protein, with translation MSRTSWKVMMITPFRLSALLVLLCSTGLPLATRSVVAGDKDTVEYVMHGDADMSGEEYMNDPGLFSGMHTYSRSLVRQLPVDRGWTYDSPIDKQIGNMFKSSKLKLEYLHWSLKGPDDVLLGTPILGVTDSTQPNSVFDRSTGIARGDGVELDYNDQSMDTNGMRAALEFALPEGSLEWNVWGIFKNKSIRPTDSVFATQLNSVPDDDLVVVTNFKINGAPASNTNVYDTSYTINLDTQMAGTGINYFMDPHLPGDGFRLQPMFGFRFIDLQETMNQVGIDSGGGIGLPRTTTIYSKTENRVFGPSIGARTEFKHSRFSIGAEPKFTFGFNRNTNQVATEQLFQPSDPRIVTVDKNNEFSPTFQISLYAKVNVNEHFRCFVGYDYLFVGQISRAFNIIDYNEDRTAANPAVGTRVRDDNSKFSADGITAGIELIW, from the coding sequence ATGAGTCGCACATCCTGGAAAGTAATGATGATTACTCCATTCAGACTGAGTGCACTACTGGTGCTGCTGTGCTCGACCGGCTTGCCCCTGGCAACTCGTTCGGTCGTCGCCGGCGATAAAGACACCGTAGAATATGTCATGCACGGTGATGCGGACATGTCCGGTGAGGAATACATGAATGATCCCGGTCTGTTCTCCGGCATGCATACTTATTCCCGCTCGCTCGTCCGACAGTTGCCGGTAGATCGCGGATGGACTTATGACTCTCCGATCGATAAACAGATCGGAAATATGTTTAAGTCTTCCAAGCTCAAACTGGAATATCTGCACTGGTCCTTAAAAGGGCCGGATGACGTGCTGCTGGGAACTCCCATCCTGGGAGTAACCGATTCGACTCAGCCCAATTCTGTGTTTGACCGGTCGACTGGAATTGCCCGTGGCGATGGGGTTGAACTGGATTACAACGATCAGTCCATGGATACCAACGGTATGCGGGCCGCACTGGAATTCGCTCTGCCGGAAGGTAGCCTGGAGTGGAATGTCTGGGGCATCTTCAAAAATAAATCGATTCGTCCCACCGACAGCGTTTTTGCCACGCAGTTGAACTCCGTCCCCGACGATGACCTCGTCGTTGTGACGAACTTCAAAATTAACGGAGCGCCCGCTTCCAACACCAACGTGTATGACACCAGCTATACCATCAATCTGGATACCCAGATGGCCGGTACCGGAATCAACTATTTCATGGATCCGCACCTGCCCGGCGATGGTTTCCGTCTGCAGCCGATGTTCGGTTTCCGCTTCATCGATTTACAGGAAACCATGAATCAGGTGGGAATCGATTCCGGCGGCGGCATTGGTCTGCCCCGGACAACGACGATCTACTCCAAAACCGAGAACCGGGTCTTTGGTCCCAGCATTGGTGCCCGTACCGAATTCAAGCATAGCCGCTTCTCCATCGGAGCTGAGCCCAAATTCACCTTTGGTTTCAACCGGAATACCAACCAGGTCGCGACCGAACAGCTGTTCCAGCCTTCGGATCCCCGGATTGTCACCGTCGATAAAAACAACGAGTTCTCACCTACATTCCAGATTTCTTTGTACGCCAAAGTGAATGTGAATGAGCACTTCCGTTGCTTCGTCGGCTATGACTACCTGTTCGTCGGCCAGATCTCACGAGCCTTCAATATCATTGACTACAATGAAGATCGTACCGCAGCTAACCCCGCCGTCGGTACCCGGGTTCGCGATGACAACAGCAAGTTCTCTGCAGATGGTATCACCGCCGGTATCGAACTGATCTGGTAA
- a CDS encoding beta strand repeat-containing protein — protein sequence MKIAFRLIAGAIVLAISAMSGTVLADEEGDFTTIIADGSEVDDTFDGIPSVVPGNGMGALFRVGHQAGKTIGLNESITHLEAMPYLFTHTKNPDDAGMLFGNFRLFRTNRGNLGGTGGIAYRFYNYDTDRIFGFGFYYDRDDSTNKVFQQAALNVETMGRYWDANANFYIPFGNRQQQLDLQFNNGSQRYSGFNILYDQTRTIGTAMRGFDTEIGVPVWGELAQKFETRVYAGTYNFQASGSPQVWGWRGRLQAEPLPNVLAELSVTNDDTFKTNVFFNITWTFAGKPEWNKMEKSTQMYRMAERVRRNYNVVIEQRDVVDSGLTAINPATGTPWTVSHVDSLAGPGGTGAVLDPYQTIADAQAGPDRDIIFTHAGSEFNNGPPISLVSGDRILGEGQSVNHYFNIQGFGSKLLPNSPSYGDPLRPNSLVRPTFNDTVGDGAILASDSEFSGFILNNPTGRGMVGIGVSETIANFNDVNNAAGEGIFLSSTTGSLAFTSTNVTNSAGNAFVVDGGDPLLRYSTGTITNTGDGRAVLVQNTTGGSVNMTDSSIEDTDGQGILINNIGGGAVLDNVTITKSGAYVPTTVNDGIYVTGGTANAVVTFRNTAQAATIIDGATGPSIFVEDYQGVFQMQDINILNRAGAGILVENLSGNMSVVGNTTMTNGASAVTDHGIDVNNTSGNISFGGSLGITGSNGEGISFNSGGNTGVFSVTGTTTVTGTANEAIIVLDDSPVLRFGNAVLSNNSTTNSVLLINNAGQGGTAGQVSFNNATITGTTGATVPVVHILNNTPIVSFGSLNVTANSAAYTAPPPIVPAVGVYVQDNPGNVNFGDLNITATDNLAFIANNNAGTISSSGGIITVTDAAAIDIEDTSLSMNLTSVTAGPTSGPDLNGISTAGDNAFYLNSAGIRLVRTPGLFSIAGDGATIDSGGTITAARHGVWMEDIDRVNIDGLEIQIPTTSGIEWHETTVADGPRLNLTRVRVEDSAGDGIRIINGRTFQMIDSELLDNGTAADEHSLQYLANIELDDTNDDSFTLILQNNTITDDSADAIRIESGGLLDDSLLNVSLEGNDITTSVSNTAGLAVIWEGPMNVLVANANNFVGTGATNNQGIDIDATSSDLADLMTLQVVGQNNFTIAGTNSEGIQVQTEGPSNILIQNNNDQGIVMAGADSFGLRFLDLAANSNVQINNNIINMSGIGSDAIYFDLIDATSSSVVIDANTLSIFDGDIFEVESAVSFNAMTNGPLQLGTGINNVVNVTSVGNNGTFILFNPGGGTFDGQISLNNFLLP from the coding sequence ATGAAAATTGCATTCCGCCTGATTGCGGGCGCTATCGTGCTGGCAATCTCCGCCATGTCGGGAACAGTACTGGCAGATGAAGAAGGTGATTTCACAACAATCATTGCAGACGGAAGTGAAGTCGATGATACCTTTGATGGAATCCCCTCGGTCGTTCCCGGGAACGGGATGGGGGCTCTGTTCCGCGTCGGTCACCAGGCAGGCAAGACCATTGGTCTAAATGAATCAATCACGCACCTGGAAGCAATGCCGTACCTGTTTACCCACACCAAGAACCCGGATGACGCCGGAATGCTGTTCGGTAACTTCAGACTGTTCCGGACCAACCGGGGCAATCTCGGGGGAACCGGCGGTATCGCTTATCGCTTCTACAACTACGACACTGACCGGATCTTTGGTTTCGGTTTCTACTACGATCGTGATGACTCGACCAATAAAGTTTTCCAGCAGGCAGCCCTGAACGTCGAAACAATGGGTCGCTACTGGGATGCCAATGCCAACTTTTACATTCCCTTCGGCAACCGTCAGCAACAACTCGATCTGCAGTTTAATAACGGCAGTCAGCGGTACTCCGGATTCAACATCCTCTATGACCAGACTCGTACCATCGGAACCGCCATGCGTGGCTTCGATACGGAAATCGGTGTCCCGGTCTGGGGAGAACTGGCCCAGAAATTTGAAACCCGCGTTTATGCCGGTACTTACAATTTCCAGGCAAGTGGCAGCCCGCAGGTCTGGGGCTGGCGTGGTCGTTTACAGGCCGAACCATTGCCTAACGTTCTGGCAGAATTGTCGGTCACCAACGACGACACATTCAAAACAAATGTGTTCTTCAATATCACCTGGACCTTTGCCGGCAAGCCCGAGTGGAACAAGATGGAAAAATCCACTCAGATGTACCGCATGGCCGAGCGGGTTCGCAGAAATTACAACGTGGTCATCGAACAGCGTGATGTGGTCGACTCCGGTCTGACTGCCATCAACCCGGCAACGGGAACACCCTGGACGGTGTCACACGTCGATTCACTTGCCGGACCGGGCGGTACCGGTGCGGTACTGGATCCTTACCAGACCATTGCCGATGCCCAGGCTGGTCCTGATCGCGACATCATCTTCACCCACGCAGGTAGTGAGTTCAACAATGGACCACCAATCTCACTCGTCTCGGGAGACCGAATCCTGGGTGAAGGGCAGAGTGTAAACCATTACTTCAATATACAGGGCTTCGGTTCGAAGCTGCTGCCCAACTCGCCCTCCTATGGCGACCCGCTGCGACCGAACAGCCTCGTACGGCCTACCTTTAACGACACCGTCGGCGATGGTGCCATCCTCGCGTCTGACAGTGAATTCTCCGGGTTTATTCTCAATAATCCCACCGGACGCGGTATGGTGGGAATTGGTGTCTCCGAAACAATTGCTAATTTCAACGACGTGAATAATGCAGCCGGTGAGGGAATCTTCCTGAGCAGTACTACCGGCAGCCTGGCCTTCACTTCAACTAATGTAACTAACTCTGCTGGAAACGCTTTCGTAGTGGACGGTGGAGATCCGCTGCTTCGCTACAGCACAGGTACCATTACCAATACCGGAGATGGTCGTGCAGTTCTGGTCCAGAATACCACCGGCGGTTCAGTCAACATGACGGATTCTTCAATCGAAGACACCGATGGCCAGGGTATCTTGATCAACAACATTGGTGGTGGTGCCGTTTTGGATAACGTGACCATTACCAAAAGCGGGGCCTATGTTCCCACTACAGTCAACGATGGTATTTATGTAACCGGTGGAACTGCAAATGCAGTTGTTACCTTCAGAAATACAGCCCAGGCGGCAACCATTATTGATGGTGCAACCGGCCCCAGTATCTTTGTCGAAGATTACCAGGGTGTGTTCCAGATGCAGGACATCAACATCCTGAACCGGGCTGGTGCCGGTATCCTGGTTGAAAACCTGTCTGGTAACATGTCCGTGGTCGGAAATACTACCATGACCAACGGGGCCTCTGCGGTAACCGATCATGGTATTGACGTAAACAATACATCCGGAAACATCTCCTTCGGTGGAAGCCTGGGAATCACCGGAAGTAACGGCGAAGGTATCTCGTTCAATAGCGGTGGCAACACAGGGGTCTTCAGTGTGACAGGCACAACAACTGTCACCGGGACTGCCAATGAAGCGATCATCGTCCTGGACGACAGCCCCGTCCTTCGATTTGGTAACGCTGTTCTGTCTAATAACAGTACGACGAATTCAGTACTGTTAATCAATAATGCAGGACAGGGTGGCACCGCGGGACAGGTTTCATTCAACAATGCGACAATCACCGGAACGACCGGTGCCACAGTGCCTGTCGTCCATATATTGAACAACACACCTATTGTCAGCTTCGGTTCTCTGAACGTAACCGCGAACAGTGCCGCCTACACGGCTCCACCGCCAATCGTACCTGCGGTTGGTGTCTATGTTCAGGACAACCCGGGTAATGTGAACTTTGGTGACCTGAATATCACCGCTACAGACAACCTGGCATTCATCGCCAATAATAACGCCGGAACAATCAGTTCATCGGGTGGTATCATCACTGTGACAGATGCGGCTGCAATCGACATCGAAGATACCAGCCTCTCCATGAACCTGACCTCGGTTACAGCTGGTCCGACTTCAGGTCCCGACCTGAACGGGATCTCCACTGCCGGAGATAACGCCTTCTATCTGAACAGTGCCGGTATTCGCCTGGTGCGTACTCCCGGTTTGTTCTCGATCGCCGGTGATGGAGCCACCATCGATTCCGGTGGTACGATTACTGCTGCCAGACACGGTGTCTGGATGGAAGATATTGACCGGGTGAACATCGACGGTCTGGAAATTCAGATTCCGACAACATCCGGTATCGAATGGCACGAAACTACGGTTGCCGACGGTCCCCGTCTGAACCTGACACGCGTTCGTGTTGAAGACTCGGCCGGAGACGGTATCCGGATTATCAACGGTCGTACATTCCAGATGATCGATTCGGAACTGTTGGATAACGGTACCGCCGCTGATGAGCATTCACTCCAATACCTCGCGAATATCGAACTGGATGACACCAATGACGACAGCTTCACGCTGATCCTGCAGAACAATACCATTACGGACGACAGTGCCGATGCGATCCGCATCGAGTCTGGCGGACTGCTGGATGACTCTCTGTTGAATGTCTCACTGGAAGGCAACGATATCACAACCAGTGTCTCCAATACGGCTGGTCTGGCTGTGATCTGGGAAGGCCCCATGAACGTGCTTGTGGCTAACGCCAACAACTTTGTGGGTACCGGTGCTACGAACAACCAGGGTATCGACATCGATGCCACCAGTAGCGATCTGGCTGACCTGATGACCCTGCAGGTGGTCGGACAGAACAACTTCACCATTGCGGGGACAAACAGTGAAGGTATTCAGGTTCAGACTGAAGGTCCTTCGAATATCCTGATTCAGAACAACAACGATCAGGGAATCGTGATGGCAGGAGCTGATTCGTTCGGTCTGCGGTTCCTCGATCTGGCAGCCAACTCCAATGTGCAGATCAATAACAACATTATCAATATGTCCGGGATTGGAAGCGATGCGATCTACTTTGACCTGATCGATGCGACCAGCTCTTCGGTTGTGATTGATGCGAATACCCTGAGCATCTTTGATGGAGATATCTTCGAAGTCGAATCGGCAGTCAGCTTCAACGCCATGACGAATGGTCCGCTGCAGCTGGGGACGGGAATCAACAACGTCGTGAATGTCACCTCGGTAGGCAACAACGGAACCTTCATCCTGTTCAATCCTGGTGGGGGTACATTTGATGGTCAAATCAGCTTGAATAACTTCCTGTTACCCTGA
- a CDS encoding prenyltransferase/squalene oxidase repeat-containing protein, with translation MNQQPYLVHLALRLAAGLEQYSASDLKKHRSFICSQQQPDGGFSGREGGSDLYYTGFAVRSLGILGGLEPAETESLCGYLKSFSLETLTTIDLLSWLYCALIVQASGGPDLLAEVPENWNTRIAERLETLRTEDGGYAKSDQGALGSTYHSFLIVLIYQLIGVDVPSPNRLIQFLFDMQRDDGGFVEIAPMKRSGTNPTAAAVATLIILEAMDDELKADVRDFLNQVKSSEGGFQANTRIPFADGLSTFTGLLTAQDLGFNEIMDLEQVRKFMQEWLEFPTGGFRGASWDEQADVEYTFYGLGVLALLGQAAQ, from the coding sequence ATGAACCAGCAACCCTATTTAGTGCATCTTGCCTTGCGACTGGCAGCAGGCCTGGAACAATACTCTGCCTCCGATCTGAAGAAGCATCGCAGCTTCATTTGTTCCCAGCAGCAGCCCGATGGTGGTTTTTCCGGGAGAGAGGGAGGCTCAGACCTTTATTACACGGGATTTGCCGTTCGCAGTCTCGGAATTCTGGGAGGTCTGGAGCCGGCAGAAACGGAATCCCTCTGCGGTTATCTGAAGAGCTTTTCGCTGGAAACTCTTACCACAATTGATCTTTTGAGCTGGTTGTACTGCGCGTTAATCGTCCAGGCTTCCGGAGGCCCCGATCTGCTGGCTGAGGTGCCTGAAAACTGGAACACCCGGATTGCGGAACGGCTCGAAACGCTCCGGACTGAAGATGGCGGCTATGCGAAATCGGACCAGGGCGCACTGGGAAGCACCTATCACAGCTTCCTGATCGTGTTGATCTATCAGTTGATCGGTGTGGATGTTCCGTCGCCGAACCGGCTGATTCAGTTCCTGTTTGACATGCAGCGGGATGATGGCGGCTTCGTCGAAATTGCTCCCATGAAACGCAGCGGTACCAATCCGACCGCGGCTGCCGTTGCTACTCTGATCATCCTGGAAGCGATGGATGACGAGTTGAAAGCAGATGTGCGGGACTTTCTGAACCAGGTCAAAAGTTCTGAGGGAGGCTTTCAGGCCAATACCCGCATTCCGTTTGCGGATGGTCTCTCAACCTTTACCGGATTACTGACTGCGCAGGACCTGGGATTCAACGAGATCATGGATCTGGAACAGGTCCGGAAATTCATGCAGGAATGGCTTGAGTTTCCGACCGGTGGGTTTCGCGGTGCCAGCTGGGACGAACAGGCCGATGTGGAATATACGTTTTATGGCCTGGGAGTGCTCGCGTTACTCGGACAGGCGGCCCAATAA